Proteins encoded in a region of the Deltaproteobacteria bacterium genome:
- a CDS encoding transposase, giving the protein MIEGVVLGSEPHLVDAVVRQADHVERIGDLADVTQRHLEAAPIRHREVLGCDVGDSETEGFWQQFLGSLHDRGLAGARLVISDAHRGLAAAADRRFRGAARQCCRMHVIRNLLAVVPKSHQHMAAALFRTIFAQPDSMSLLHPERDTIATAELTVGNHH; this is encoded by the coding sequence GTGATCGAGGGTGTCGTTCTGGGTTCGGAGCCGCACCTCGTCGATGCTGTTGTCCGCCAAGCGGATCACGTGGAACGGATCGGCGACCTGGCCGACGTGACGCAGCGCCACCTCGAAGCTGCGCCGATACGCCACCGAGAGGTCCTGGGTTGCGACGTTGGCGACAGCGAAACCGAAGGGTTCTGGCAGCAGTTCTTGGGCTCGTTGCACGACCGGGGTCTCGCCGGCGCGCGCCTGGTGATATCCGATGCGCACCGCGGCCTCGCCGCCGCCGCTGACCGGCGGTTCCGGGGAGCGGCCCGCCAGTGCTGCCGGATGCACGTTATCCGGAACCTGCTTGCCGTGGTGCCCAAGTCGCACCAGCACATGGCCGCGGCGCTGTTCCGGACGATCTTCGCCCAGCCCGACTCCATGAGCCTTCTCCACCCCGAGCGCGATACCATCGCCACAGCCGAACTCACAGTCGGCAACCATCACTGA
- a CDS encoding transposase, translating into MALRHVGQVADPFHVIRLADNSIDEVRLRTQNDTLDHRCRKDDPLWRARRLLISAHERLSERGDAKLRDLLTAAIPAARCASRGTPKRLSAASTTSTA; encoded by the coding sequence GTGGCGCTGCGTCACGTCGGCCAGGTCGCCGATCCGTTCCACGTGATCCGCTTGGCGGACAACAGCATCGACGAGGTGCGGCTCCGAACCCAGAACGACACCCTCGATCACCGCTGCCGCAAGGACGACCCGCTGTGGCGAGCGCGACGGCTGCTCATTTCCGCGCATGAGCGGCTCAGCGAGCGCGGCGACGCCAAGCTCCGCGACCTGCTCACCGCGGCGATCCCCGCGGCGAGGTGCGCCTCGCGTGGCACGCCAAAGAGACTCTCCGCGGCCTCGACGACATCGACTGCCTGA